The DNA window CTTATTACTCTTTGTTGTATCATAGTTGGAAGTAGGCAAGGCATAGCGTGGAAAGAGACTGATCGAATCAGCTATCTAGAAGGAAGGGAGGGATACAGAGGTAGATGCGACGAGTACGGTACCGAAATGAATAGGAGACAACACATGATTTAATCACTTTAAATTCGAGCCAGATCGATCGATGTGAAATCCAATGTTAATACTGTATTCGGCAGATGATACTTCTATGATGTTCATAACCTGGATGATAGTATACTTCTTTATATCACTAATCTTCTTGGCATCAAGTTCCATAAACAACATCAATTGCTAAGTCATAAAAAGCTACAAGACGCAGATGCGTCAGAAGAGCTCTTGCAAATCTTTTTTAGTATACAACAATCCCCTGTGAGACATGGCATAAAAGTGTAGCTGGTCTCGGCAAAGGCTGTAAGATGAACTTCCTTGGCATCATTCGTAATGCCCTGACATTCTTTCCCCAAAGTATTGCGTTGTTTCTTTCATCAAGACTGACGTTAAGCCGCTATAAGAAAGACTCACTACAGGCAGAGTCCCAAAGAGCTCCACAGAAAGAATAAACAGACCAAGAGTCAACCGTCGCTCTGAATAGAATCGcgtaatatttaatttctttgcTTCGTTTTTTCGGGTTCGTTCAATCGTAGAGAAGTAATCCTGCTTTTCCTCAATCTTTGCTTCACGGTACCAACACTTTCAAGACCTGCCTGAGGTGAGCCCCGCGAGTACAAGAACAAAAAAAATCAAGAAAGCAGGTGGGGAAGCAAAAGGACAAGGCATCCAAAGTTGCAAAAGGCCCAAACCATATCCGAGCCGCCGCCGTGGACGCTTGTGTCTTCGCTGTATTGCCCCAAGTAAGAACACCATAACTCCTCATGGCGTCGTGTTCATGAACTTGTCTGAAAACTAGGAAGAAAGCCTGCCGAGATCGGCCCAACGGGGTTGGGTCTCCTGAAGCAATGCAAAGCTACAGTCGTCTTGATCATCTCTGAGAATAGTTGATTAGCCCCCTCTTCTTGGCTGCCCATTGCGAGACTGTGGTTGTCTTACGCGACCTCTTCTAGGGTTACCCTGCTCCTGTTGCATGTATCCCATGTTGGGCATACCTCCCATATTTCCGTAGCCGTAGTTGCCCATTCCCATGCCGAATCCGGGAGGGGCGAACGGGGTTTGGCCAGCGGGCATCTGAGGCATCTGCGAAACAGGTGGCTGGATAGGGCTTCCGTTAGGCATGTTCTGCTGGCGATACTGATCAACGGAAGGGTTAGGGCCATTGAAGCCACCATATCCAGCCTGCATGGGAGGGTAGTTGTAGTTCATGGGCGGCGGTCCGCGATTCATCATCTGCTGATACTGCATTGGCTGCATGTTGGCAGGCATAGGACCACTTGGTGTGTTGTACATCATGCCCTGGTTGAACTGAGGGAATGCCGAAACACCATTATCTGCAGGCTCGTTTCGTTGGCCGCTATATGGCATGTCAAATCCAGGAGGGTTGGCTGGCTGGTTCATGGAATTGTAGAAAGGCTTGTTGGAGTGTGCAGAATTAGGATGGTGGCCGTTGGAGTTAGCTTGCCTAGAAGATGGACGTTGACGCTGCTCTGCGTGTGTGCTGGCGTCACGGTTATTGCCAGCGCTGCGAGTCGACAAGCCGACCTCATCCATCAGGCGCTTGTAGCCCTGGTTGGGCTGAGCTTTGATCCTGACAAGGACGTTCTTGACATTCTCAACAACTTGATTGCGGATAGACTCATCGAAGAAGGGGGTCGTAAGCACCTTGAAGATGAGAGTAGCACCGCACTGGTGATCTTTCAGAATGGCCTCCAGAACCTGATCGTTGGGCGTGAAAAACAAAGCCTGGAGAATGGCGTCTCTGGCGTCTGCCTCTGCTTTCTGGTTGATGACCTTCAGCACAGTGAGGTAGGCAACCTTGTGTGTACAGAGATGAACTAGGTAAGGCACAAGCTGAGGTGACAAAACTGTCCGACGCTGAGGGAAAGTGCAGGTATCTAGGAACCAAGTCAAGAGAAGCGCGCCGTTAGCATTGGTTGCCAGCTGGACACTGTTCAGGGCGATGGCGGCAGCCAACATTCGCTGCTGGTCCTTGGTGGAATGGTGGCTTTCAAGACAAGCTCTCATAGCACGAGCACCGTAGCGGCCCTGAGCGACCTCCCACATGCGAGCAAGCATGGTCTCAAAGATAAAATCATTGTAAGGAGCACCAAACTTGAGGCAGCCCTGAAGAACATAGTTGCCGTACTGGTCCAGGAAGAGCGGAATAGTGTAAGGGCGAATGTGTTCAACGATCAAAGACATCTGGGCAGGGGTCTTGCAGACATCGATGATTTTCTGGGCCGCCCAAGTGCCGTTCTTGTGAACACCAATCTCAGCCAAGTGAGGAGCTATCTCGGACAACATAGCATCACGAAGCTGGTCGGAACAGTGCTCAAATAGCTTCTGCACCACTGTGTTACCCAGATAGTCGGACGAGAGCTCGGCAATCTCCGGAAGCATATCGACGGCAATGTTCTCGATCTCAGCTTGAGACAAGCTCTGATTGTCAATCCGCTTACGGATATCCCGGAGTTTGGGTGCATCGTGAACCCGGGTATGAGCAGGCTCACGAATAGGTGGGATCTCCTCAACAAATGAGTTGAATTGGATGGCGGACTGAAGGTTGCGAGAGATTCTGAACCTGTCCTCTTCCGTGGCACCAAATTGCTTCACAATATCGAGAATATCCGGAGTCATCTCGCGGAGAGAAGGAGCTTTGGGGGCCGCGTTCGTAGAGGCAGAGGCAGAAGGAGTTTCGCCAGCAGGCGTGGTAGCATTTGTTCCCTGTGCGCTGTCCTGTCCCTTAGCGAACGGATCAGGGCTGGGAGAGGGGAAAACTCCATCATGGCCAGGAGTGTTGGACGCAGAGGGCGGCTTGGCAAAGTTGATGCGGATGGGGCCAGCACCGGGGAAGATTTCCTTGCTGTTCATGCTTGCTTTGGCAGAGATGGCGCTCTCAACCCTCTCGAAGTTAACAAAACCGCAGTTCTTGTGGGTGAGCACACGGGCCGAGAGGATAGGACCATGAGACTTGAACATCTCGATCAGAGTCGATGTAGTGGTGGACGTAGGAATACTGCCCAGCCAAAGTGCACTGGTAGGACCCTCAAGGCCCTGTTCATCAGCGCTGAGGAGACCTGCATTGCGGCTGTTGGATCTACCGAGATTGATTCCGGCAACAGCTTGGGGAAGATCGTCATAATctttgtcgtcttgaaggcGAATTTCAGCTGAGGCAACAGGGTTGGAAAGGCCAGAGCTGCCAGACACGTATGTTCTCATCAATCGACTTCCAGGGGTATCCAAAACACCAGCAGTGCGGGCACGGGGTCGGTTAGCTGAGGCCTGATTGGCAAAGGCCTGAACAGCAAGGTTGTGGTTGTGAATGGCAGCGTTGGTAGCTGCTAGCTGATCTTGAAGAGCCGCAACATATTGAGGGTCCAGGGGCATGTCAGTTTCGTaatcgtcctcatcatcggcatATTTGTCCTTGTTGTTAACCGAATAAGATCGAAATCGACTGGCCTGCTTAGTGAAGTCGAGATTGGCCAAGTAAGGAGTGGCGAGCTGTGCGCGGGGAGGTTGTGGAGTCTCGGCGAGACCAAGATAATCCAGAGTTCTCATATGGACATCTGACTCACCGCCTCCTTCCTTGGAGAACTGAGACTGAGCAGGAGAGCTGGGGCCATTTGAGCCAACACTGGCGATGCTTGCCAGGGTAGACGCTCTCTCACGGCCAACGCCTGTGGGGTTCCAGCTGCTAAAGATCGAAGGTCCAAAGGGCGAATTGGTTCCAGGAATCGGGGCAAACTGGCTCCTCTGGGGCATGGAACCAGCGCGGAGACGTGAAAGGAGAGTCGAGCTGTTGGAAGGGTTCTCCTGACCGTCAGAATTGGGAGAAGGCGATTTGAAAGGACTCTGAGTTGGCGTGGGCCTGTTGGTCTTGGCAGCTAAGCCAGGGATGCCAGGGATGCCGTTAGCCGCGCCCCCAGGAGAGAACCGAGAGGGCACTGTGCCTGCGCGAGCACGCCTAGTCTGAGGCATCGAGTCCGGCGTGGGAAGCTGAGCAAAATCGGGGAACCCATCGGTTGGGGACTCGGGAATGTTCTCGCGCAGCGGCGTGGAGTTGCCGCTCGTAGGAGGACCACCCCAAAGAGGCATACCTGATACACCTTCCTGAGCCTGAATCTCACGAGCTCTGTGGGGTAGGACAGGCCTATGTCAGCAATGTACAGTAATCGGAGGCTGTTTTGGCAAACAGAGAAGAAAGTGTCATCTGGAGATAAGGGGAACAAGAAAACACGTTTCTGGGGCAGACGAACCTCTTGGAGAACAGGCGGCTAGCACCAGGGATGTCGTGCGACGGAGAACCAGCCCCGGATCGCGAA is part of the Fusarium poae strain DAOMC 252244 chromosome 4, whole genome shotgun sequence genome and encodes:
- a CDS encoding hypothetical protein (BUSCO:4005at5125) translates to MSTSRSEHLTLGYASQSGSQPRSGSPSSSNSPIDPLPPSRSPFGLSGGLNPSNKMAGNSRSGAGSPSHDIPGASRLFSKRPVLPHRAREIQAQEGVSGMPLWGGPPTSGNSTPLRENIPESPTDGFPDFAQLPTPDSMPQTRRARAGTVPSRFSPGGAANGIPGIPGLAAKTNRPTPTQSPFKSPSPNSDGQENPSNSSTLLSRLRAGSMPQRSQFAPIPGTNSPFGPSIFSSWNPTGVGRERASTLASIASVGSNGPSSPAQSQFSKEGGGESDVHMRTLDYLGLAETPQPPRAQLATPYLANLDFTKQASRFRSYSVNNKDKYADDEDDYETDMPLDPQYVAALQDQLAATNAAIHNHNLAVQAFANQASANRPRARTAGVLDTPGSRLMRTYVSGSSGLSNPVASAEIRLQDDKDYDDLPQAVAGINLGRSNSRNAGLLSADEQGLEGPTSALWLGSIPTSTTTSTLIEMFKSHGPILSARVLTHKNCGFVNFERVESAISAKASMNSKEIFPGAGPIRINFAKPPSASNTPGHDGVFPSPSPDPFAKGQDSAQGTNATTPAGETPSASASTNAAPKAPSLREMTPDILDIVKQFGATEEDRFRISRNLQSAIQFNSFVEEIPPIREPAHTRVHDAPKLRDIRKRIDNQSLSQAEIENIAVDMLPEIAELSSDYLGNTVVQKLFEHCSDQLRDAMLSEIAPHLAEIGVHKNGTWAAQKIIDVCKTPAQMSLIVEHIRPYTIPLFLDQYGNYVLQGCLKFGAPYNDFIFETMLARMWEVAQGRYGARAMRACLESHHSTKDQQRMLAAAIALNSVQLATNANGALLLTWFLDTCTFPQRRTVLSPQLVPYLVHLCTHKVAYLTVLKVINQKAEADARDAILQALFFTPNDQVLEAILKDHQCGATLIFKVLTTPFFDESIRNQVVENVKNVLVRIKAQPNQGYKRLMDEVGLSTRSAGNNRDASTHAEQRQRPSSRQANSNGHHPNSAHSNKPFYNSMNQPANPPGFDMPYSGQRNEPADNGVSAFPQFNQGMMYNTPSGPMPANMQPMQYQQMMNRGPPPMNYNYPPMQAGYGGFNGPNPSVDQYRQQNMPNGSPIQPPVSQMPQMPAGQTPFAPPGFGMGMGNYGYGNMGGMPNMGYMQQEQGNPRRGRR